From the genome of Marasmius oreades isolate 03SP1 chromosome 1, whole genome shotgun sequence:
CAGGGGATTCGGGTCCGACTGTTTTGCGAAAAGGGAAGGTTTCGCGTTTAGACTGCGACTCCGAGCCCATTCTGAAAGACCGTCTCCTGAAGGATGGCCCAGCagaaccagtaccatttacTGCACTTTGCATGATTTCATCCGGTGTCCCTTCCCTAGAAACGTCAACccattcttcctcctccaaggTGTTCAATCCACCATCGGCAGATTCGGCATAGTTTGGTCCATATCTGCGAGGATCAGGGATTGGAAAGGAGCTCACAGATTCGGAGTCCTTGCCTAGCAACTCTAGTGTTCCCTGTCGCACATGGAGAGCACTACCGAGCGGGAATTGTCCTGAATGAGCGGAGTCTCGGTTAAGTTCTTGAAATCGAGAGCCGATGATCCTTGAATGAAACGTATCCGAGAAGCTGAGGCTTCTCTCTCTACCCTTTTCATAAGAAGTATCCGTAAAATGACCTCCGCTGACGCCGGAAACGCCACCAATCTTGTAGTAGTGAGAAGGTGCTACGAATGAAGTAGGTGCAAGGGATGATGCTGCGGGAGCTGGGTTCTTTGAACGCATTCGCTGGAACAAGAAATGGGTATCAAACCAGACATAAAACGATTCGGCTACTTACTCGGTGACCGAATTTCTTGGGTCGGCTGATGTATGGGCGCGAATCATCTGGAGGCGGAAAAGGCTCAGCATCATTCAATGAGGGTTCTGGAGTCGAAAGTTTGAAGGAATTGATGTATTTCGTTTCGGCAATTTCCAAATTTTCAAGTATCTCATCACGTTCTTCTATGAGTACAGCAAGGGCCTGGGTATCACTAGACGTCCTCAAGGGTCATTCCAAAGCCTTGAACAATTGCGACAAATGTCGAACGCACCAAACAGAGAATATTCCGTTGATATCGACCTCCAACTTCGACTTCTCCTTATCATCCAGCAGTTCCATATTTTCTCTCCTGCGATCAGATCTCGAGCTGCTAccattcccattcccatgACCGCGTGAGCGCGAACGCATGGTGCCTTGTCGACTGTCATTTTCCAGAGAAGAGCTCAACCCTGACTTCAACACGAAATCTTTCAGTCGTTTCTCGCCCCAACCTGAAAAACCAGGTGCATCCTTCGCGCTAAGCCATGCTAAATCCTTCCCTTGACATTTTCCCTCCAGCCACCTTTTTCGATATGCAGCGAGTTTGTTAAATTCTTTCGTGATCTTGAACAACGCAGGAAGCAAGGCAAGAACCGCAACGAATACTGTCAACACGATGATTCGCGGTCGGATGTTCAACGGGTCGGAGGAATTATCAGCACGTTTGGTGAGGATATGATTGTCAGAGGTAGTCATGAGGTTCGTGGTGCTAATGCTCCCACGATCGAGTTCTTGTAACAATCGCAACAGACTGAGGTCTTGTAGGGCAGAATATGAACCTCCAAACACGGCCGTGCTCGGTTGCTGCGCGAGACAAGTCGTTTCGATAAGGTATAGTGGGAGTGCTCCGCCTAATCCAAGAACAGTCCATCCCAAAACAATCAGAAATGCAATCCAAAGAGCGCGTTGGCTAAGTTGGCCGTCGGACGGAAAATGTTCTTTGTCGTCCGTGACGGAGCGACCAAATTTCTTcacgtcatcatcatctgctAGGTCGGGTACGAGAGGAACATGGGGGGAAAGCCAGGCAAAGAACCCGGAACCGAGTGGTTTCGGTCGTAGACTGGTGAAAACGGGGGGGAAAAGGTAAGAGTTCGGTTCAGTTCAGAAAGAAAAGTGGCAACGCACTCTTGTTGAACAAACCACTCCCTGACCGCATAAATCTGTCTGAAACGCGGTCGTAAAATGGCAAATAAGAGCTGTTTAGTGCATGTAATGTTGAACGCTGAGTAATGTTCCTGTTCAACCAAAACGATTACATACGTACCCAAATAAGTAAACCGATGGCACCGGGAACGATGAGAGACGCTATCAAACCGTCTGATTGCGCGTCCAGACCTCCTCCAATGCAAACTGGGGTATGGCTTTGAACTTGACCGGTATCCGGGAGCGATGTACCAGTCGTAGACGACGAAGACGCGCCAGAAGTTGTCGAAGGGGGAGGTAAAGATGTAACCGATGTTACAATAGACTGTGAAAACAAGGTAATCGTGGAAGATGCAGATGTGAATAGCGAAACTGGGATGGCGGTGGTGAATGTTGTGGTAAATATTCCTCCTACTCCGGTTCCAGGCGTTCCTGCACTAGATGGGGGACCCAAATGCGACGAGGAAGTCGAAGTTGGATTTTCTGTGCCGGGAGGTATAAATGTGGAGCCTCCAGATGTTGTCCACCAATTTTGTTGAATACTTCCTGTCTCGATGGTAGTTCTGGGATGTAGTGAATGTATACGATTAGGTCGTTCGTCCAAGTTCGTCATATTTCGTTACTGCAAAGAGGGCAACGGAAGAACCGTTTGGAGGGTATCGTTATGGTATCTgagaaaaggaaagtgaACGTCAGAAATTCTCACTTGGTAAACTACAGTGGTACTAGGAGCGTGAGAATCTGGCTACTTCTTCGGGCCGGCCTAACAACCTTGTTCGAAATGGTCCAATGGAGGTGAGACTGAGTTGCAGCTTGCAGTACTTACTTTTTAAATTCTCAATGGCTACCACCAAGTAGGGCTCTCCGGTCATAGCGGCTCCACCCGCGGACATCATAGGCATAACTTTCCTGCAAAGACACACCCCTGACACTCGCACTCAACTTGCAGGGGACCACGGGAATGCCGTTGGCTACTTACTATGAGAACGAAGAGCCGTCCAAGGAGATTTCTAATGATAATATACGAGCCAATCAAAGGTCATAGTGTTTCGACAAATTGTACACAGAGAAAAGTAAAAAACAAGTCCCAAGAGACGACCACGAAAACGGCCTTGATGATGCTTGATCAAACGATCAACTAGGAACGAATTTATTGGGATCGGTTTCAAGTGGTACGAAGATGTGGAAAAGCGCACCCGAATCCTCACAAAAACCTTGCCAAGATATGTTATGACTGTGACTCGACCCTATAGGAACCATCCTTTTCTAGTACAAGCTTCGAGTGGCCGCTGACCCAAGGAGGAGGCGTGTGTTGTGGTTCCGAAGGAAGAGCctcgtttttcttctttttgtgGAAAACCTTCCCCGACTGTCCTGACATTTCCTCAGCGTTTGTTTTGCTCGGTATGCACCCCATAAGTACAACTTGGCAGACAGGTAGCTGGAGAGTTCATCAATAGGTGGCGGAGAAATGGGTGTGGACGGCGTACTGACACTAggatgaaaggaaaggaaagggtgTGATATCAGGTTGCAAGTTGGGGTTGGGGCTTGAATCCACAGTGTGCTTATTATAGTGTGCTTATTATATTGTGACCGGGGAAGTCTATGGGTCTACTGTATGCCCCCATAGACGCGGTAACGACTGGTAACGCCATGAAACAAAGGTTGACGCCAACTTTGATGGGATCTCCTGATAGGTCGATAGGAACTGGATTTTCGGAGTGTCCTGTGTAGGATGCAAGCAATTTCACCAAGATACCAAACCTTGAGTAGAGTTTGTACCAGCCACGTTCCAAAAGTAGAACCCAAGTCGTAACGGGACACAGACCGACGAGGTCAATCCAATAGCTTGCACCATCATCAAGTTAACATTGGCACTAGGGCAGACCAATCGCACAGATGGCCCGAAAGCTGTCGGCGGGAGTCTGGAAGGGTCTAGGGGGTCTAGACCATCGAGTTGGGGAGAAAGACGCGGCGCGTGAGAGATCAAAAACTGCCGGGTTGCGGTCCGGCGTAGGCTACGTGTTACACGTGGTCATCGACGCGAGCTTGTTAGCGACTGCGTCGCCCTTCGTCGACGATGTCAAGCTCGACGCTGAAACAGGTGAGCTCATCGCGTAATGCAGTTTCCAGAACGATTGCTAAGCTCCTTCTAGCCACCGACATTACAACAATCACAGACCAATGCTTTACTCTCCCTCCTCAATCTCAATAACCCCCCTGACATTACATCCTCTTCAACGTCCAAACCCTCTTCTTCGGGTGTCTCAACCCCAACGCCCCCTGGCCCTCCGGTCTTCAAAATTCTGGTGCTAGATCAACAAACGAAAGATGTTTTAGCTACTGTTCTACGGGTTCAAGATCTGCGCGACGTCGGCGTAACTTTACATGTGTGCGTCTTATATCTGCACTCATACTCCACAGCATATCCATCACGCTGTACAATCACCACAGGCAACTTCATTCGGCACGCTCACCTCTTCCCGATGTTCCTGCCGTTTACTTTGTTTCCCCGACCCTTGTCAATATACGCAGAATAGCAGAGGATTTGCGCAAGAACTTGTACGAGTCTTACCATTTCAATTTTGTGGAACCGCTTCCTCGACATCTCCTCGAAGAACTGGCAGCATCAATTGCTCAGGACGGCACAGAAGAGTACATTGAACAGGTATGCATCCAATAACGATTCATGTGGCTTCGTACAACTGACCTGACCTTCTTTGCAAAAAGGTCATCGATCAGTATCTGTCATTTATTGCTCCTTCGCCATCCCTCTTTTCGCTCTTACCCCCGTCCGCATCAACTCTGTCCCAGTCGTCAACTCCTGCTCCTTCCAACCCCACAACACCAAATTCGACGTACACAATCTTAAACTCTCCAACGTCAACCGAGCAGGAAATAGAGAACGAGATCGAGCGTGTCGCCAGCGGTCTCTTCAGTGTAGTTGTTACCATGGGTATTTGGATGCTCACTATGATTAAAGATCTAAGTTCAATTCCCTAAACTAGGTCATGTACCGTTCATCCGAGCTCCAAAAGGCAACGCTGCTGAAATGGTTGCTAGAAAGCTAGAAACAAACATTCGAGACGCACTGATATCACCGCGTTCATACTCTTCTACCGCGATCCAGCCCCCGTCGCTCTTCTCTCAAGATTCGACGGGTCTGTCTACTCTACAGCGCCCTCGTATGTTGTTTTTCTGTGTAAGCATTACCTCATGACATGCTTAACTATCGTTAGTTCTACTCATTCTCGACCGCAACATTGATCTTATCTCAACCCTCTCCCACGGTTGGACCTACCAAGCCCTCGTCTCCGACTGCCTTGAAATCAAACTTAATCGCGTCAAAATCACACATCAACCTCAGCCCAAATCCTACGACCTGGATGCGAAGGACTTCTTTTGGGCCAAGAATGCTGCGAACCCATTCCCACAAGTGGCAGAGGATATTGATCTGGAATTGAACAAATATAAGCAAGACGCAGCGGAGATCACGAGAAGCACGGGGGTTAGCGATGTGAACGATATCGCCCAGTTGTGAGTCTCCCAGAACGATTAATGTCTGTTTACCGGGTCCAATACTTGGATGCAGGGACCTCACGACCAACGCCGCGCATTTAAAGACCGCAATTACACAGCTACCAGAGTTAACAGCAAGGAAAGCCATACTAGACACGCATATGAACATCGCAACCGCGCTTTTGGAACAGATCAAGAAGCGAGGTCTTGATGAGCTCTTTAGCACCGAAGAAGCCATAAACAAGCAAACGCTTGCAATGATCCTGGAAGCACTTCGATCCAAACGACCAGACGGCGACTTTACGGCGGAGGATAAACTGcgtttggtgttggtgttctACTTGTCGCACCCCGACAATGCCTTGAGTAAAGAGGACATTGGGGAGTTGGAAAAGGAATTGAAGAGTGCTGGTGCTGACATATCAGCATTCGAATATGTGAGGAGAACGAGAGAGATTTCGAGGATGACGCTCTCGGTAAGTACAGGTGGTACGAATACCCCGCTTGGCGGCAACGCGGGGCACGGGACGACAGGAGGGGAGTTATTCAAAGGGTTTAGTGTGTTTGGTAACAAGGTACGACCATATGACGAGTTAAGGACAATATTGGGTATTCACTCACTTATTTCTGAAGCTCACCGACCGTCTGAAGGAAGGGGGTTTGGACCATCTTATCTCTGGCGTGAAGAATTTCCTACCTGCGAATAAATTACTACCTATCACGCGGTTGACGGAGGCTTTAATGGACTCGTCCGCAGCGTCAAACCATTCCCTCGCTGAGACGGACGAGTATCTGTTCTTAGATCCTAGAGCCCCCAAACATCAAAATGCTGGCCTTCCGGGCGCTGCTAGTGGAAGTGGACAAGGTCCGACCAGGGCGAGGAGAATGGCTTTCAATGAGAGTATTGTGTTCGTCGTTGGCGGTGCGGGATACGTAGAGTACGGAAACCTGGAGGAATGGGCGGCGAAGACGGGGAAGAGAGTCACGTACGGCGGGACAGAGATTGTGGATCCTGGGGGCTTTGTGAAGGTTTTGGAAGGGCTAGGAAAGGCTCAGGGTGGGTAATACATATTCTAGCTTTGTTGTGGTCTTCCCCTCTGTAGAACCTTATCATGGAGGTCGACGCTGTGACGGACAGAAAAGTGGCAGTGAAACAATTTCTTCGGCAGACGCCTTATCCTCATTCGCGGTTTGGCCTAGATCTCAGGTTATTGTCGCCAGCTCTTCATGATCTAGATATGAATCCTTGAGGTGCGAACACCCTTGCGGATGGGAATGAAGAGACACGGGATTTAGCGATCTGTCTGGAAGCTGCGTTGCGCGAGGAGTTCACCCGTTTCAGTGTTCGATGACCGTTGAACTGGCACGTGTTTCAACGCCGTGCACAAACACTCCTATCCTCCTTCTTATCGTTCACCTTCTCGCAGCCTCTATTGCCTTACACAATTGACGCCAATATGGGTACCCCTACGGCTTACAACACCAATCTATGGTCTCTACCAGGCATTTGGCTCACCGACGACGAGCGGCGGGAGGACTCCGAACTGTCCTACCTGCTAGCTTCTGGCATGGCCTCAGAAATCGCCTCAAAGCTCCCTCGCAACTTATATCGTGTACACCAAGTCGACAAAGTCTTTTTGTTTCCCAATCTCGACAACACGGATGACAAAATAAACTTAAACTGCAAACTTCTTCTCGGTCAGTCGCGTTCTTGACCGACTATGCGACTATGCGACTTGTTGTTGACCGTGATCTTCAGTATCCTTTAGAACAAAGAGAATTATGTTCATAGACCGAAAGTGCCAATGCGTATTTCAAAGTATTCGAACGTCTCAAACCATCCAGATCTCAACTTAACGATGAATCTGTAGGACGAATGGCCCACCTTAACCCTCCCGTGTAAAAGGCACTAGTTCGGCATATATCGAAAACAGATGTCTTATCATACAGTGAGTACCTCCCACGAGAAGGTCGTTTCTTAGCCCCAATGTCAATGTTTTAGCCGGAATTGCTACATGGCAAGACACCATTCGATCTGGATCTCTGCCCGCCACCGTATTCTCAACGAAGGTAAGTGCTCGTGAGATATTATTCACCTGTTGTATGCTGATATCCGACACTTCTTTCTCTCCTGCAGTACAGGAAACCCTCCAAGCTGCTTGCGAGCTGCCACAAACCTCTTACACCATTACACCTGAAATTTTCTGTATTGACAATGATCTCAACATCCAGACAGTTTCCGAATGGGATATCATTAACTCATTTCAAAATACCATGACGCAAATCATATACGGTTCCAGCGCGGAGATATTTGCTGTAGTTGCAGCCAACTTTGATCCCAGTAAGGCCGCTGCAGTGGAGAAAATGGGCAAAAAGATCAAGGACAATCTCAAGAAGTCTGGTGTTCCCCGAATCATTATCTCCTCTCACACTCCCACAAATAGCGACATAAAATTACGACTTTGCGAAATAGAAAGGGTGTTGGACTCTCCAACCTTGGCACTCAGTGGGACACTGGAAAATCATACCCCTCTCAACCACCTTCCTAGTTCATCAGCTGATCCTGGTAGACCCAAAAGCGCAATTACCCGTTGCCAATATGCTGCTCATCTATGTTCCAGCCACGACATCACCATCAACTCTATATACATATCTATGGAGTTGGTTGACCTTTCCTTGCTGCATATGCACAGGCTGGTAGAGTCAAAACTGTGAATGGTAGAACATCATGGCTTGCAGCACAGGCTATACTGAAAATTGCTTTGATCCATGAATTGGCCCATTTCTTGGTGAGGGTAGCAAGTGCCAGTGATTCAATTCAGTCTTTTTCCAGCATGCAAATTTCTTCCTAACCACCGTTCAATAGATTCATGGGAGTGAGAATCAAACACCTAAAGTAGAAATCAGTAACTCTTGGATTATGTGGGAGATGTTGGACGATGTTTCAGGGGATGGGCAGCCTGACCCTGGGTACATGGTGGAAGTTCAATGGTTGGGACATAGATCTGAGCTGGTTTTTGACATGGGTAAGTCAAATTGTCACTTTGAGACAGTGTCAACTTTGTTCATCTCATCTTTCTTGCTATACTCTGTAGATGGCAATCTATGTATATTTGTTCCAAAGATTCTATCCAGTCCTGTTTTCAAGCCAGAAGCTTGGGAAAATGGTGAGTTATATTTAGAGATGCACAACCTTAACTAACTACCACCCTCTGAATGACTCTGCAGCACCAGAAGCAAAAAAAGGGAAAAACATATCAAACAGCCCTTCTCTGGGCTCTAGGAAACTGTTAAGCCTGGCTGAGCAGCTTGCCTGCCACCCCAGCGAGCTCGAGTCAGATGTAGATGATGAAAGCGTACTACAGGATAAGAAGGTTCAGGATGTTGAAaaagagtttgaatttgagatTGGGAAACCTGTAGTTCCAGTTGTGCCTGGCTTCCTCATCGGAGACAAGGTACTGAAAGAGTTTCTGCTCACACTTCCAAGGTGCAATCTGCAATGTGAGTATCATTGACATGCACATGGTTTCTATCTTTGCTTCAATTCACCATTTGTCAAGTGTTTACTACTTCATCTGATCAGACTGAATTCACCCTTCGGGGCCGGTCTTCATTCTGGAAGACGAACAAAacaccaccgccaccacccTTCGAACCACCCTTGCAACCATCTCCTGTTCTAATGACCAGTGGAGGCCTATTCAACCGTCCAGGGATGGAACCAGTCACTCTCCTCCACAAGTCACTGGTACGACGGGACGTATTGTACGTCGACTATAGTGGTCGGCGACCATAGTTGGACTGTAGTGGTCTGGCTTTACACCGACCCTGGACCGTGGTGGATGCGACCGGAATTCCACACAAGCTTTGTTTGCATAGAATACTCAACTTGTGTCGGCGTCTGGCAGTTTCGACTCTACTAGCTTATCGCATGTCGTCTCGATAAACCCCCAAATAACCATTCATAGAGCTCATATTATGTCTTGATAGATAGATACCTTAATGGATATAACTGAATTGGACTCGAATCAAAATAAGCGTTCCCATTGCAATTGATGATTGTTGACAAACCTCATAATTTTGTGTGTTGTTCCACGAAGACCCCATTATCGTGTAGTTTCTGGAATGAAGCCTCTATAACATCCCGAACGTCATAATTCCACACAGGTTCCCATTGCCCCCGTAGAAGTGCCTCTGTCTCGTTTGCGTCAAATCCTCCAGGACCATAGTTATCATAGATCTCCGCCGCCTTCGTACTTCTTCCTAGAACATCATTCGCACGAGGAGGACGGATCTCATTATAGTGAGCGAGAATCCGCTGGGCAGGATTGGTTAACTTCCTGTTTGCGTCCTTCAGAACGATATGTGCTCACATTAAGATTGCTCTTGTTGGTTTGCGGATGAGTAAGAAGCCTAGTGAGAACATAAACATCTTCAAATCCTTGGCCGACACCGGCACCTAAATGGGGAAGCATTGCGTGCGCCTTTGATTCCCATCGACTATGAGAGTAGGTTTGCAAAAAGAGCCATAGATGAACACTTACCGCATCACCCACCAAAACCACCCTCTCACGAACGTAACTCTGTAAGGGGGGTATACAAGCGTGGATCGACCATTTACTTGGATTTTTGAGGTGATCGACGATGATCTGTCCGTCTGGACCCCAGTCTGCGAAGTTGGACTTTAGTTCTTCGTGGGTAACGGCTTGGACCCAGGGCATAG
Proteins encoded in this window:
- a CDS encoding uncharacterized protein (BUSCO:EOG092619MJ) translates to MSSSTLKQPPTLQQSQTNALLSLLNLNNPPDITSSSTSKPSSSGVSTPTPPGPPVFKILVLDQQTKDVLATVLRVQDLRDVGVTLHVQLHSARSPLPDVPAVYFVSPTLVNIRRIAEDLRKNLYESYHFNFVEPLPRHLLEELAASIAQDGTEEYIEQVIDQYLSFIAPSPSLFSLLPPSASTLSQSSTPAPSNPTTPNSTYTILNSPTSTEQEIENEIERVASGLFSVVVTMGHVPFIRAPKGNAAEMVARKLETNIRDALISPRSYSSTAIQPPSLFSQDSTGLSTLQRPLLLILDRNIDLISTLSHGWTYQALVSDCLEIKLNRVKITHQPQPKSYDLDAKDFFWAKNAANPFPQVAEDIDLELNKYKQDAAEITRSTGVSDVNDIAQLDLTTNAAHLKTAITQLPELTARKAILDTHMNIATALLEQIKKRGLDELFSTEEAINKQTLAMILEALRSKRPDGDFTAEDKLRLVLVFYLSHPDNALSKEDIGELEKELKSAGADISAFEYVRRTREISRMTLSVSTGGTNTPLGGNAGHGTTGGELFKGFSVFGNKLTDRLKEGGLDHLISGVKNFLPANKLLPITRLTEALMDSSAASNHSLAETDEYLFLDPRAPKHQNAGLPGAASGSGQGPTRARRMAFNESIVFVVGGAGYVEYGNLEEWAAKTGKRVTYGGTEIVDPGGFVKVLEGLGKAQGG